The DNA sequence AACGCAAAAATCAAAGCGCTGATAGTGGCTGCGCCGACTATCCCGATTGCGTCAACCAGATGCGTGACAATCGCTTTGCGGAATACAAATTCCTCCATTACAGGTGCAAAGACGATAATGTTGAAAATAAAGAATGGGTAGCGGTTTGTCAAGTCCAGCAACACTTCCGTATTCTCGGAAACGACTGGCATCCTGAACACAAGATACTCCACATTCATCGCGACGATCTGAATCAGGATTGCTCCCACGAATCCGAAGACTCCGGTCGTCAGCGTTTTTCCGATTGAGGCAGGCGGTTGATCCGTGAGACTGTTTTGTGGTGTCCATTTTTTTCTGCTATTCCATGCTACCATAAGGGCAGTTCCGAGGAAAGCAAAGAATAGCGAGAGATTCATGGCGGCTGCGATGCGATCTGCCTCCGGAATGAAAAAAAGCATGAAGACCGGCAGAAGTTGAGAAGCGAGATAGATGAGGATGATCTGTATGGCTAACGTTAACCTGGAATGGGTTTTTTTATTCATATTATAGTACCTTTCTGAGAAAACTGACGTTTTACGCTTGATAAACAGTATAGCATAATAGCGCAAAAAAATAGAATTGGAAAAAATCGGCTTCCCTCTTGCAAATTAATTGGAGATTGATTAATATAGAAATGTAGCTTAGCACTCTAAGTTGATGAGTGCTAAAATGAACTTATTTTTGGAGGGATCATCTTGTTAAAACCATTAGGAAACCGTGTTATTGTAGAAGTTGCCAAGGAAGAAGAAAAATCTATAGGCGGCATCGTATTACCGTCATCCGCTAAAGAAAAATCCCAAACCGGCACCGTTATTGCTGTGGGCGCAGGGCGCGTAACAGATAACGGCGTAACCATCGAAATGACCGTTAAGGCGGGGGATACTGTCCTTTTCGAAAAATATGCAGGCACAGAAGTTAAATATGCGGGAACAGAATACTTAGTGATCAAAGAAAGCGACATCGTAGCAATCCTGGACTAAAAATATAATTCATGAGGTGAATCGATAAATGGCAAAAGACATTAAATTTTCAGAAGACGCAAGAGCAGCAATGCTTCGTGGTGTGGACATCTTAGCAGATACCGTAAAAGTGACTTTAGGACCTAAAGGACGCAACGTTGTTTTAGAAAAAGCGTACGGTTCTCCGTTGATCACGAACGATGGCGTGACAATCGCCAAAGAAATCGAATTGGAAGACCGCTTCGAAAATATGGGAGCGAAACTGGTTTCCGAAGTAGCTTCCAAAACAAACGACATTGCCGGTGACGGTACTACGACTGCCACTGTTTTGACACAAGCAATCGTTCGTGAAGGTTTGAAAAATGTTACTGCAGGCGCAAATCCAGTAGGCATCCGTCGCGGTATTGAGTTGGCCACACAAGCGGCTGTAAAAGGTTTGGCGGAAATTTCCCAAACCGTAAATTCAAGAGAAGCAATCGCGCAGGTTGCTGCCGTATCATCCGGATCGAAAGAAATCGGCGAATTGATTGCGGAAGCGATGGAGAAAGTCGGCAACGACGGGGTCATCACTATCGAAGAATCAAAAGGGATCGAAACCGAGTTGGATGTTGTTGAAGGCATGCAATTCGACCGCGGTTACCTATCGCAATACATGGTCACCAACAACGACAAGATGGAAGCTGAATTGGAAGCACCGTACATCCTGATCACGGATCGCAAATTATCCAATATCCAAGACATCTTGCCTTTATTGGAACAAATTCTGCAACAAGGACGCCCGTTGTTGATCGTTGCGGATGATGTTGACGGAGAAGCATTGCCTACATTAGTACTGAACAAATTGCGCGGAACTTTCAATGTAGCGGCAGTCAAAGCACCTGGTTTCGGTGACCGTCGTAAAGAAATGCTGCAGGACATCGCAATCTTGACAGGCGGTACCGTCATCGCGGAAGACTTGGGCTTGGAATTGAAGGATACTACCGTTGAACATTTAGGTCGTGCAGGCAAAGTTGTCGTAACCAAAGATTCCACAACAATCGTTGAAGGTGCCGGCGAAAAAGAGGCCATCGAACAACGTGTGGCGGTCATCCGTGCGCAATCAGCAGAAACAACATCAGAGTTTGACCGTGAGAAACTGCAGGAACGCCTTGCGAAATTATCCGGTGGTGTCGGCGTCATCAAAGTCGGGGCTGCTACCGAAACTGAATTGAGAGAACGCAAACTGCGCATCGAAGACGCTTTGAATGCAACGCGTGCCGCTGTTGAAGAAGGCATCGTATCCGGTGGGGGTACAGCCTTGATCAATGTTCAAAAACGCGTTGAAGCGTTGGAACTTACCGGTGACGAAGCAACTGGTGCTCGCATCGTAGCTCGTTCATTAGAAGAGCCAGTGAGACAAATCGCTGAAAATGCAGGAAAAGAAGGCTCAGTTGTAGCGGATAAGATCAAAGGACTTGAAGTTGGCATGGGTTATAATGCCGCAACTGACGAATGGGTAAACATGATCGAAGCAGGAATCGTTGATCCAACTAAAGTGACACGTTCCGCTTTACAAAATGCAGCCAGTGTAGCTGCATTGATCCTATCAACAGAAGCGATCGTAGCCGACCATCCAACCCCAGCCACTGCCCCAGCCATGGACCCAGGCATGGGCATGATGTAATCAGAGTGAGATAAAACTCGTTTAGCCACCCGTGCGTTGGAGCGAATCATGAAGGGAACCTCTTTTGTTCCCTTCATGATTCGTGAAACGTTAGTGGTGGCTGAGTTTTAGAACACGTTTAAACAGGATACGATGAATTGCGTTTAGAGGGTGGACATTAAACTCCACAAACAAAAGGATCGAACAGCCAGAAATGGTTATTCGATCCTTTTGTTTTCAACCCCACTTGCTGCCCAACCGGTTCAGGAAAAACATATCAGCGCGTAGCCATGCATCTGGTTGAGGGATGACAAATAACCTTCAAGGCATCAAATTCAGCAACAAAAAAAATAAGTACGGCCCTCAATTCAAGCAGAATTGAGGGCCGTACTTATTTTTATATCGAAAGGAATATATAATCATCCAATTTATTGATGAAAACATATTCAAATAATTTCAGTCCATCCCAGTCTGGATGCTTTTGAATGAAAATTAATGTTTTTGAAGGAAAATGATTGATTTATTCACGCGTTGGTGGTATATTTTTGTTCGAGAGGTGATAGAAAGTGCTTACAGACGAGCGGCATAAAATCATTCTAGACACTTTAGCGAAAGACAATATCGTAAAACTGCAGGACCTTGTTGATCAGACGGGCAGTTCTGAATCCACGATACGGCGGGATTTGAGCACTCTTGAAGAGGCTGGTTTCCTGATTCGTGTCCATGGCGGAGCAAAGAGAAGCTACAATGTTTCCGCCGAAGACAGGATGGAAGATAAAACGTCCAAAAACGTTCGGGATAAACAACGGATCGCCGAAAAAGCCGCTCAATTAGTGAGTGATCAAGACATCATTTTTTTGGATGCCGGATCAACCACCTATGAGATGATTCCCTTCCTGAAAGGCAAAAGCATCCTGGTCGTCACAAACGGGGTACCGCATGCCAGCTTATTATCGGATTTGCAACTCGAAACGATCCTTATCGGCGGCAAAATCAAGATGGAGACAAAAGCAGTCATCGGACCGGTCAGTCAAATGCAAATGAGAAATTATCGCTTCAGCAAAGCTTTTCTTGGCATCAACGGTATCGATAAGCAGTACGGATTCACGACACCGGACACCGAAGAAGCGGCCATCAAACGCATAGCCATCGAAAATGCAGCACAAAGCTATGTCGTAGCGGATGCTTCGAAATTCAAACAAGTCAGCTTCGTGAAAGTCTGCGATATTGAGGATTGCGGCATCATCAGTCACAATGTCCCGTCGGAAATCAAACGTAACCTGAAAGACAGTACAACTATTTGGGAGGCTGAATAATGATATATACAGTAACATTAAATCCATCCATCGATTACATCGTCCATTTACCCGCTATCGAGTTGGGTGAAGTGAACCGTATCCAACAGGATTTCAAACTGCCGGGTGGCAAAGGCATCAACGTTTCCCGCATCCTGAATGAACTGGAAGTGGAAAATACCGCTTTAGGATTCCTTGGCGGTTTCACCGGAAAATACATCGAAGACTGGTTGGAAGCGGAAAAAAGCAAAATACACTTCACGCATGTGGATGAAGCGACCCGCATCAATGTCAAAATCAAGTCAGGGATGGAGACGGAAATGAACGGCCCGGGTCCGAATATCGAGCCTGAAGTTGCCGAGGAATTTCTGAAACAATTCGATACGCTTGATCCGGAAAACGACATCGTAGTCTTGGCAGGAAGCAAACCTACAAGCCTGCCGGATGATTATTATCAGACCATCATCCGCAGACTGTCCGACAAAGGCATCACGTTCCTGATCGATACGACCGGAGAGGAATTGAAAAATGCTTTGCCTTACCATCCGCTGCTGGTAAAACCAAACCACCACGAATTAGCTGAATTGTTCGAAACTTCTTTCGAAACCGATGAGGATATCCTTCCTTACGGGAAGAAGCTACTTGAAGCTGGAGCGCAGTACGCGATCATCTCGATGGCCGCGAAAGGAGCAATCCTTTTCACTCCGGAAGGTGTTTACCATGGAACAGTTCCGAAAGGGACACTTAAAAATTCAGTCGGATCCGGAGATTCAATGATCGCCGGTTTTGTCGGGACATACACGAAGACGCACGACCCGTTGGAAGCATTCAAAGTCAGTATCGCCTGCGGAAGCGCAACTGCTTTTGCCGACGATTTAGCCAAACGTGAAGAAATTGATGCTCTAGTCAAACAAGTCACTATCAGTCAGCTATAGGAAGGAGAACTTATTAATATGAAAATCAATGATATCTTACTAAAAGAATTGATGATTATGGATTTGCAAGCAACAACCAAAGAGGGCGTCATCGATGAAATGATTGCTGGTCTTTCCGCTAACGGCATCATCAATGATGCTGCGGTTTACAAAGAGGGCATCATGAAGCGCGAATCACAAACTTCAACTGGTTTGGGCGATGGCATCGCAATGCCGCATGCCAAAAACAAAGCGGTCATCAAACCTGCTGTCGTTTTTGCAAAAAGTGCAGCCGGTGTGGACTATGCTTCATTGGATGGTCAACCAGCAAATCTGTTCTTCATGATTGCGGCTCCGGAAGGCGCAAATAATGTTCACTTGGAAGTTTTGGCGTCATTATCCCGTTTACTCATCAATCCTGACTTCACTGCATCATTGAAAAAAGCTCAGACTCCAGAAGAAGTGCAGACTTTAATCGCAGCAGCAGAAGCTGCACGCGAAGCCAAAGAGCAAGCCGAAGCAGCAGCGAAGGCAGCTCCAGTAGCGGCAACCGAAACGAAGAGACCTTTCGTCATTGCGGTAACGGCTTGCCCTACAGGGATTGCCCACACGTATATGGCCGAAGATT is a window from the uncultured Trichococcus sp. genome containing:
- the groES gene encoding co-chaperone GroES yields the protein MLKPLGNRVIVEVAKEEEKSIGGIVLPSSAKEKSQTGTVIAVGAGRVTDNGVTIEMTVKAGDTVLFEKYAGTEVKYAGTEYLVIKESDIVAILD
- a CDS encoding type II CAAX endopeptidase family protein, which translates into the protein MNKKTHSRLTLAIQIILIYLASQLLPVFMLFFIPEADRIAAAMNLSLFFAFLGTALMVAWNSRKKWTPQNSLTDQPPASIGKTLTTGVFGFVGAILIQIVAMNVEYLVFRMPVVSENTEVLLDLTNRYPFFIFNIIVFAPVMEEFVFRKAIVTHLVDAIGIVGAATISALIFAFAHNDGHYLVYGSLGLWFSFLYYRTRNIATPMIAHALMNAMSALPILSQLIS
- a CDS encoding DeoR/GlpR family DNA-binding transcription regulator; translation: MLTDERHKIILDTLAKDNIVKLQDLVDQTGSSESTIRRDLSTLEEAGFLIRVHGGAKRSYNVSAEDRMEDKTSKNVRDKQRIAEKAAQLVSDQDIIFLDAGSTTYEMIPFLKGKSILVVTNGVPHASLLSDLQLETILIGGKIKMETKAVIGPVSQMQMRNYRFSKAFLGINGIDKQYGFTTPDTEEAAIKRIAIENAAQSYVVADASKFKQVSFVKVCDIEDCGIISHNVPSEIKRNLKDSTTIWEAE
- the pfkB gene encoding 1-phosphofructokinase; translation: MIYTVTLNPSIDYIVHLPAIELGEVNRIQQDFKLPGGKGINVSRILNELEVENTALGFLGGFTGKYIEDWLEAEKSKIHFTHVDEATRINVKIKSGMETEMNGPGPNIEPEVAEEFLKQFDTLDPENDIVVLAGSKPTSLPDDYYQTIIRRLSDKGITFLIDTTGEELKNALPYHPLLVKPNHHELAELFETSFETDEDILPYGKKLLEAGAQYAIISMAAKGAILFTPEGVYHGTVPKGTLKNSVGSGDSMIAGFVGTYTKTHDPLEAFKVSIACGSATAFADDLAKREEIDALVKQVTISQL
- the groL gene encoding chaperonin GroEL (60 kDa chaperone family; promotes refolding of misfolded polypeptides especially under stressful conditions; forms two stacked rings of heptamers to form a barrel-shaped 14mer; ends can be capped by GroES; misfolded proteins enter the barrel where they are refolded when GroES binds), with the translated sequence MAKDIKFSEDARAAMLRGVDILADTVKVTLGPKGRNVVLEKAYGSPLITNDGVTIAKEIELEDRFENMGAKLVSEVASKTNDIAGDGTTTATVLTQAIVREGLKNVTAGANPVGIRRGIELATQAAVKGLAEISQTVNSREAIAQVAAVSSGSKEIGELIAEAMEKVGNDGVITIEESKGIETELDVVEGMQFDRGYLSQYMVTNNDKMEAELEAPYILITDRKLSNIQDILPLLEQILQQGRPLLIVADDVDGEALPTLVLNKLRGTFNVAAVKAPGFGDRRKEMLQDIAILTGGTVIAEDLGLELKDTTVEHLGRAGKVVVTKDSTTIVEGAGEKEAIEQRVAVIRAQSAETTSEFDREKLQERLAKLSGGVGVIKVGAATETELRERKLRIEDALNATRAAVEEGIVSGGGTALINVQKRVEALELTGDEATGARIVARSLEEPVRQIAENAGKEGSVVADKIKGLEVGMGYNAATDEWVNMIEAGIVDPTKVTRSALQNAASVAALILSTEAIVADHPTPATAPAMDPGMGMM